The following proteins are encoded in a genomic region of Flammeovirga pectinis:
- a CDS encoding C45 family autoproteolytic acyltransferase/hydolase, which translates to MRKLGIALSLLILILFVWVESWINIPHPEITDTSITTLKVDTLSSTRFVLKNNFINKKKEGIWELYTEGTPFEIGYSTGKLSQDILQKQERIFIEKISEKSPSKSVSVIRVLNALYNRHLDNRILPEYCKEMYGISLNASAKYNDFGTPYQRILNYHGIYDIEHSFEDVEVKGNTAFAIKGKKTLDNDVLVGRNFDFSLGKEFDQQKIIHFVKPQEGFKYASVSWGGFIGAVSGMNETGLTVSINAVESKFPLAATMPMSLIAREILQYALTVDEAYNIAFTKEAYISESILVSSAFDTTAILIEKTPTGIDSLHMRTDELIVTNHLQTPSLLPAKIYNEENATQYRAIRLTELLAERQHLSVIDIARILRDTKGIENQDIGYGNQKSINTLNLHHSVIFKPLSKEMWVAAHHSQLDEYICYNLDSVFQGTENYPPPISLSITNKHIPKDEFMETTDFKNFTAFKALAKKYKNWNYDLEKLTDDEIQEFIGLNPAAYESYEIIGDYYAKNNNWKTASEYYQTALSKEVATLKRKKELQEKLSVTVK; encoded by the coding sequence ATGAGAAAACTAGGCATAGCACTCTCTCTATTAATTTTAATCCTTTTTGTATGGGTAGAATCTTGGATAAATATTCCACATCCAGAAATTACTGATACATCTATCACAACATTAAAAGTTGATACTTTAAGTAGTACACGTTTTGTACTAAAAAATAATTTCATTAATAAAAAGAAGGAGGGAATTTGGGAGCTTTACACAGAAGGTACTCCTTTTGAGATTGGTTATAGTACAGGAAAACTAAGTCAGGATATTTTACAAAAGCAAGAACGTATCTTTATTGAAAAAATATCTGAAAAGTCACCGAGTAAAAGCGTTAGTGTAATTAGAGTTTTAAATGCACTTTATAACCGCCATCTTGATAATAGAATTTTACCAGAATACTGTAAAGAAATGTATGGTATTTCTTTAAATGCTTCTGCTAAATATAACGATTTTGGAACGCCTTATCAGAGAATATTAAACTACCATGGTATTTATGATATTGAACATTCTTTTGAAGATGTTGAGGTAAAAGGAAATACAGCCTTTGCCATAAAAGGTAAAAAAACGTTAGACAATGATGTTCTTGTAGGTAGAAATTTTGATTTCTCTCTAGGTAAAGAATTTGATCAACAAAAAATAATACACTTTGTAAAACCACAAGAAGGTTTTAAATATGCCTCTGTTAGTTGGGGCGGTTTTATTGGAGCAGTTTCGGGCATGAACGAAACAGGTTTAACAGTGAGCATTAATGCTGTTGAATCTAAATTTCCACTTGCTGCAACAATGCCTATGTCGTTAATAGCAAGAGAAATTTTACAATATGCACTTACCGTAGACGAAGCTTATAATATTGCTTTTACTAAAGAAGCCTATATTTCTGAATCTATATTGGTTTCTTCTGCATTCGATACTACTGCCATTCTCATAGAAAAAACACCCACTGGTATTGATTCTTTACATATGAGAACCGATGAACTGATTGTTACAAATCACCTTCAAACACCATCTTTACTCCCTGCCAAAATTTATAACGAAGAAAATGCTACACAATATAGAGCAATTAGATTAACCGAATTATTGGCTGAAAGACAACATTTATCTGTAATTGATATTGCTCGAATTTTAAGAGACACAAAAGGAATAGAAAATCAGGATATTGGGTACGGAAATCAGAAGTCAATAAATACTTTAAATCTACATCATTCTGTAATATTTAAACCTTTAAGTAAAGAGATGTGGGTGGCTGCACATCATTCTCAATTAGACGAATACATTTGTTATAATTTAGACTCTGTTTTTCAGGGTACAGAAAATTATCCCCCTCCAATTTCTTTATCTATTACCAATAAACACATTCCTAAAGATGAGTTTATGGAAACAACCGATTTTAAAAACTTTACAGCCTTTAAAGCACTTGCTAAAAAATATAAGAATTGGAATTATGATTTAGAGAAACTTACTGATGATGAGATACAAGAATTTATAGGTCTAAATCCAGCAGCATACGAAAGTTATGAGATAATTGGTGATTATTATGCTAAGAATAATAATTGGAAAACAGCCTCTGAGTATTATCAAACGGCTTTGAGTAAAGAGGTAGCTACACTAAAAAGAAAAAAGGAATTACAAGAAAAACTATCGGTTACTGTAAAATAA